The sequence TGGATATCCGCGACTATGATCTGTGCCTATTCCCGCATCCCGATGGGATAATGGCATGTCGCTCGTAATTCTCCCGTGGACGATCTGGGAGGGGGATCCCCGCGCGTTTACCCTGGATCCGTAGTCAACATTTTCAAAATCTGTGAGTCCAACAGTGCCTTCAAATCCGGGATCTACTTCTTCTCCCAGTTGCCTCACCGATGTTCGAATGCGCTGGATATTGGCGATCAGTTCTTTCCGTGCATCATCGGTTAGCGACATCAGCAAGCGTTCTTTTACGCGTACTACTTCGGGGTCAACTTCAAAACGCACGTTGTCAGACCGACTCCAGTGCGCCGGGTGACCATACCGGATATAGATTTCACCGCGGCGATCCCAGGGCCCGCGGGAAGAAAAGAAATGCCGCCGCGCATACATGATTCTGCGGATGTGTTCGACCAACCATTCGTTTTCAGGGGTTGCTGGTGTGGGATCGCGGCGCTGCCAGAATGCTCTGATATAAGCCGCACGCTCTTCGATTGGCAGGGCATTAAAGGCGTGGATTTCTTCGGGAGAAGCGACGATGCGAATATCCTCAAACATGGATCGATTGTGCTCATCTAATCCATCCAGATAGGCGANNNNNNNNNNACTGCGGTCGCTTCTGCCATTGGCATATTTTTGAGCTGGATATAGGCTTCAAAGACCATTGGCAAAGCGGGTCTTTGAAGGTCTGGCCGTTTTTTCAGGACGGGTTGCAGGATTTCGATCGCGTGGGCGGGTTGACCGGTTTTGAATGCTATGATGCCCAGGCGAAATTGCGCGGTGGTGTGAGAGGGATCAGCTTTTAGTTGCCTGTCATAAGCGTCTTCGGCTTTTTCAAATTTGCCTCTGGACTCGTAAAAAACACCCAGCTTAAAATACGTGTCTGAGTATTCTGGAGACCGTTTGATCAACCTTTTGAGGCTGTTTTCCGCCTCTACGCTTTTCATTATCAAATCGCACATTGCCAGGCTGTAATAGGCTGCGCTGTATTTGCGGTCCCAGGCCATTGCCTCCAGCAATAGTTTTCTCGCGCGCCATCGCTGTTTTGGTACCCGTAGAAGTGATAGCGCCCTGCCATTTCTGGCTTCGAATAGGCGTTTGTCGCGTTCGAGTGCCTGTATAAACAGTTTTTCTGCTTCGCTTTCCCGGTTCTGTTCCAGATTGAGATAGCCGAGCGCACACATCGCGACTGCGTCTTCGGGATTGTGCATCAGAAGGCGTGTACAGATTTGTACGGCCTCCACAACTTGTGTGGAATCGGGTGGCACAGCGCCTGTCCAATAGGTTTTTGGGAGCAATTTTTTTTGTTCAAAATAAGCATCTGATACGGAAAACCGCCGCTGCCCGAGATGGTAGCCATAGTAGTATTTGAGTACGAGCGGATTGTGTGCTTGCCAGAATGCGTCTAAGAATGGTCCCTTTTTTTCGCGTGGTAGATTTCGATAAATCGCTGCCGAATCAGCACCTGCGATTTCTTTAATGAGTTGGCTCGCTGCGGTGTCCTCGCGGTGACCATAGCTTTTCTGAAGTGCGGGTTCGGATATTTGTCCTTCGACATTCTGGACAAGAGATAGGATGACCAATGCTCCGATATGCGATCTGATGGCAAAAGACATGTACGGCTCCTCTGGTCAGCGGAAGGTCAAAGTACGAGCAGAACGCCAGCCACGCAGAGTGCAATCCCTGCGAGAAGGCGGAGCGTAATTTGTTCTTTGAGAAAGATCACGGCCAGAATAAGTGAGAGGACGGGTGTTGCTGTTGTCAGTGTTGCTGTTTTGGCTGGTCCGATGAACAGAACGGCTTCGACGTAGAAGAAAGATCCGAAGCCCATGCCCAGAAGTCCGGTCGTGGCAATCAGAGCAAATGTCCGCCATCCGATATCGCGCAGGTTGCCGCGCCCCTGATTGAGCCGCCAAATGCCAAATAATGCCATGGCTACGAGTGGCATTCGCACGCTGTTGGCCTGAATACTTGTGAGATGCGTCATCGCGGGTTTGAGCATGGTGGTGCTCAACCCCCAGAGCAAGGCTGTAAGAAGTGCGAAGACTATCCCGCGCTTAAGGCGGATGGGGTGTTCCTGTGTGTCTGTGCGATTCTGGCGTGGTCGCTGAGAGAGTAAGATAACGCCAGATGCCGCCAAAACACATCCAAAAATAAAGGTGCGAGTGACGGGTACATCGAGCAGCAATTGCTCCCAAATTAGCGTTGTAATTGGAAGCGTGCCAACCAGAGCCATTGTGCGCGATACGCCAATTTCTTTCATGGCGTGCAAATAGAGTTGGTCGCCAATGACTATGCCGATGAATACGGAGCCGATCAGAAGTCCCCATTCGTGCAGCGGTACGTTGACCAGTGTGGATAGGGGGGGACCAAAAGGCAATAGCATCCAGAAAAAAGGTCCAGAAATCCCACAGCGGATGGCTGTGATGAGTGCCGATGATTGGTGCTGGGATAGCGTTCTTAAGACGAGGCTGGTGGATGCCCATACCAGTGACGCCCCGAGTGCAACCCCTTCGCCGTAATTGATCACCCTCGCGCTCCGTTGTGTATAAAAAAGGGTTATGCCGAGCGGCATAACCCTTGCTATGCGAGAATTTATGGTGCCGAAGGTGGGATTCGAACCCACACGGGCCTAAGCCCACGGCGCCCTGAACGCCGCACGTCTACCAGTTCCATCACTTCGGCACCTGATCCAGTGCGAAGGCAAATATATCAAATCGCTTATGGGTTGTCAAGATGGTGAGCGCGTCGCAGTCGCCGCATTATGGCAGGGCGGCAAGGGCGGCGAATAGGGCTTTGATGTAGCCCACGGAGTAAGCCAGCCCACCAGTGATGGGATCGTTGTCGCCTTCGAGCCCGGGAATGTGGTCGGGATTCAGGCAGCCATCAAAGCCCACGCGGTTGAGTTCCAGCAGGAGCTTAAACATGTTCATGTCGCCGTCGTCGAGCAGGGTTTCTTCAAAACCGCGCGCTGTGGCGAGTGAGCCGCGCACATTGCGGAAGTGTATCATGAAGATGCGGCCTTTGCGCCCGTAGTTGTTAATTTCGTCGAGGACGAGCGGTGAGCCGCCCGCTTCGGCGCGGGTGCCGCAGCAGTAGAGATAGCCCACTTGTGCGCTGGGAAAGGCGTCGATGACGCGGTGAAATCCCAGGCCGCCCAGTGGGGTGTCCGGGTTGGGGGTGTCGGACGGGTGAATGGCGAGCTTGATCCCGGTTTCTTCGGCTATGGGCACGAGGTTTTCATAGACGATGCAGAAGTGTTTCCACCAGTCTTGCAGGGCTTCGTAATCGGGTGTTTCGGGTACGGGATTGGTCAGTGCCTGACTTTC comes from Gemmatimonadota bacterium and encodes:
- a CDS encoding tetratricopeptide repeat protein; the encoded protein is MSFAIRSHIGALVILSLVQNVEGQISEPALQKSYGHREDTAASQLIKEIAGADSAAIYRNLPREKKGPFLDAFWQAHNPLVLKYYYGYHLGQRRFSVSDAYFEQKKLLPKTYWTGAVPPDSTQVVEAVQICTRLLMHNPEDAVAMCALGYLNLEQNRESEAEKLFIQALERDKRLFEARNGRALSLLRVPKQRWRARKLLLEAMAWDRKYSAAYYSLAMCDLIMKSVEAENSLKRLIKRSPEYSDTYFKLGVFYESRGKFEKAEDAYDRQLKADPSHTTAQFRLGIIAFKTGQPAHAIEILQPVLKKRPDLQRPALPMVFEAYIQLKNMPMAEATAV
- a CDS encoding DMT family transporter, which translates into the protein MINYGEGVALGASLVWASTSLVLRTLSQHQSSALITAIRCGISGPFFWMLLPFGPPLSTLVNVPLHEWGLLIGSVFIGIVIGDQLYLHAMKEIGVSRTMALVGTLPITTLIWEQLLLDVPVTRTFIFGCVLAASGVILLSQRPRQNRTDTQEHPIRLKRGIVFALLTALLWGLSTTMLKPAMTHLTSIQANSVRMPLVAMALFGIWRLNQGRGNLRDIGWRTFALIATTGLLGMGFGSFFYVEAVLFIGPAKTATLTTATPVLSLILAVIFLKEQITLRLLAGIALCVAGVLLVL
- a CDS encoding mannonate dehydratase, whose protein sequence is MKISVWHRELSDSYLRFVTQLGADALDFGTDTDIPGVAEQGYPDLDELLKVKKKIQSWGLSINRVSLPNITEKFMTDQPGGEKELENTCTALRILAEAGVPIARQRFWGDTFNELMFRYRSEHRGGYLSRGESQALTNPVPETPDYEALQDWWKHFCIVYENLVPIAEETGIKLAIHPSDTPNPDTPLGGLGFHRVIDAFPSAQVGYLYCCGTRAEAGGSPLVLDEINNYGRKGRIFMIHFRNVRGSLATARGFEETLLDDGDMNMFKLLLELNRVGFDGCLNPDHIPGLEGDNDPITGGLAYSVGYIKALFAALAALP